One window of the Montipora foliosa isolate CH-2021 chromosome 4, ASM3666993v2, whole genome shotgun sequence genome contains the following:
- the LOC138000323 gene encoding uncharacterized protein, giving the protein MDHKESSNENGGVSRIESHDAREELIASARENAPEQTLENPNEEKSPGTSSEEPPVSSVSVPSELESSHLAKEEPCHLCNGLGVEKQEETVQNPCRFCRCKPTNNDRGTSISEIDKATAASVLTESDFLPDSRSAFGDCLLGLSDSTSLAEYNFSGSEQQVEDLKAEAPQKEKTPSSNCCHLFVQTSWIGLTIRMFLFERSFPGRREKHFTLYMIPAEDCKAYEEIHQQNIQRGNSRQIPFAVNNSQSEEFHTCFLENEDQITVSFEIENQHQQNFVAMDDDDRREFVFRGLTIRSESQNRLEKGAKSTFRVQCIGEPGALCQEQGVITLTINSHSSMITKLFFSISTWSSMRDHADEVQEGEI; this is encoded by the exons ATG GACCACAAAGAAAGTAGCAACGAGAATGGCGGCGTTTCTCGAATCGAATCTCACGACGCGAGAGAAGAACTGATTGCAAGTGCACGCGAAAATGCACCAGAACAAACTCTGGAAAATCCCAACGAGGAAAAATCGCCAGGCACATCGTCAGAAGAGCCACCAGTGTCTTCTGTTAGTGTGCCGTCGGAATTAGAAAGCAGCCACCTTGCCAAAGAAGAGCCCTGTCACCTTTGCAATGGACTCGGTGTCGAGAAACAGGAAGAAACAGTTCAGAACCCGTGCAGGTTTTGCCGATGTAAGCCGACCAACAACGATCGTGGAACGTCGATTTCGGAGATTGATAAGGCCACTGCCGCATCTGTACTTACAGAAAGTGATTTTCTTCCCGATTCACGAAGCGCGTTTGGCGATTGCCTACTTGGCTTGTCCGATAGCACTTCACTCGCAGAATACAATTTTAGTGGCAGCGAGCAACAGGTTGAAGATCTTAAAGCAGAAGCTCctcaaaaagagaaaactcCATCTTCAA ATTGTTGCCATTTATTTGTACAAACTTCATGGATTGGATTGACGATCAGAATGTTTTTATTTGAAAGAAGCTTTCCCGGAAGAAGAGAAAAGCATTTCACGTTATATATGATTCCGGCCGAAGACTGTAAG GCTTACGAAGAAATTCATCAACAAAACATACAGAGAGGAAATTCCAGGCAAATTCCCTTTGCTGTTAATAACAGTCAAAGTGAAGAATTTCACACTTGTTTCCTGGAAAATGAAGACCAGATCACAGtttcatttgaaatcgaaaacCAACATCAACAGAACTTTGTTGCAATGGATGATGATGACAGACGTGAATTT gtTTTCCGAGGCTTAACCATTCGATCTGAGAGTCAGAATAGATTGGAAAAGGGCGCCAAGTCAACTTTTCGAGTCCAGTGCATCGGTGAACCTGGAGCACTATGCCAGGAACAAGGCGTAATCACACTTACCATCAACTCACACTCATCCATGATTACCAAATTGTTTTTCTCCATTTCCACCTGG AGTTCAATGCGTGATCATGCGGATGAAGTGCAAGAAGgtgaaatttaa
- the LOC138000325 gene encoding uncharacterized protein, with the protein MQINPVSFVLNRSEFLSYFLDPKSSEIRMEVLIFLLYFLVKEVSSAIVCEESHNGNGLLGFLGLDNLSAQVYAFGFVIMSLVCYNLINNGRNPSGREEIKPKFKKSEPRAPDAGFVQLPWNDGFQCGDAQGAIGISCEKWQEESGFRC; encoded by the exons atgcaaataaACCCCGTTAGTTTCGTTCTCAATCGTTCTGAATTTCTGAGTTACTTCCTGGATCCAAAGAGTAGCGAAATCAGGATGGAAgtccttatatttctactctaCTTTTTG GTAAAAGAAGTATCCTCGGCCATTGTTTGTGAAGAAAGTCATAATGGCAATGGATTGCTGGGTTTCCTAGGACTTGATAACTTATCAGCTCAAGTCTACGCTTTCGGTTTCGTTATTATGTCCTTGGTCTGTTATAACTTAATCAACAATGGTCGAAATCCTTCTGGAAGAGAAGAAATTAAGCCAAAATTCAAAAAGTCTGAACCTCGAGCTCCTGATGCAGGATTTG TTCAGTTGCCATGGAATGATGGCTTTCAGTGTGGGGACGCACAAGGAGCAATTGGCATCAGCTGTGAAAAGTGGCAGGAAGAGTCTGGATTTCGCTGTTGA